The Aedes aegypti strain LVP_AGWG chromosome 3, AaegL5.0 Primary Assembly, whole genome shotgun sequence genome contains a region encoding:
- the LOC110677879 gene encoding probable endochitinase, translated as MNHGKAALCLLLVLFGLSSVISQSQVCVGNVGVHSFPDPVVCNAYIVCVDETSIPMTCNEGLIFDLNILKCNYPDISVCLPNLSASTTTTQSTPTVVPTPSTLAPTRPGEEPICPDRGLYFYPHISDCQRYYKCFYGKLYVLSCPFSLFWNQDIQFCDFKWNVACRNN; from the exons ATGAACCATGGTAAAG CGGCATTGTGTCTTCTGCTCGTCCTATTCGGATTGAGCAGTGTTATATCACAATCTCAAGTTTGTGTTGGAAATGTTGGAGTGCATAGTTTCCCGGACCCAGTTGTCTGCAACGCATATATTGTATGCGTCGACGAAACGTCAATTCCCATGACTTGCAACGAGGGACTCATATTTGATTTGAACATCTTGAAATGTAACTATCCTGACATATCCGTTTGTCTACCGAACCTTAGTGCATCTACAACAACTACACAATCAACACCAACTGTGGTCCCAACTCCGTCAACTCTAGCGCCAACTCGTCCAGGCGAAGAACCGATCTGTCCCGATCGAGGACTTTATTTCTATCCGCACATAAGCGATTGTCAGCGATATTATAAATGCTTTTATGGAAAACTGTACGTGCTGTCATGTCCTTTCTCGCTGTTCTGGAACCAGGACATTCAGTTTTGTGATTTCAAGTGGAATGTTGCGTGCAGGAATAATTAG